The Haloplanus natans DSM 17983 DNA segment CTCGCCCGCGCCGTCCGTGCCGCGATACACCTCCTCGCGTCGCCGCTTCTGGTCGGGGCGTGGAGCCTCGCCGTCGCTGCGGGCGCCCTCGTCCTCGCTCCCGATCTCGACGCCGTCGCCACGGCGCTGGCGGCGCTCGCGATCGCCGTTGCCGTCCGGGCGGCCGCGTACTACAGCGAGGACTTCTCCCGGACGCTGGCGACGATGCTCCCGTTCTCGTTGCTCGGTCTCGCCGTTCTGGACGGCGTAGTGACGCGCTCGCCGGCGACCGCCGCCGACGTGGTCGTGCGCCTGCTCGCCCACTGGCCAGTGGCCGTCTACGGGCCGTCGGCGCTGTTGCTCGTCGAGGCGATACTCGGAACGATCGACGTCGTGCGCCGTCGGTGACGCGTTTCTCGCACCCCGGCTCGGTACCCGGCCCCGCGAGCGTGTAGGGAGCTCCGGCTACCCGTCGCCGAAGACGGCGCCGTGGGGGAACGGCGCCGAGCACCGAGGTGCCAGTGGGGTGTGCCGGGCGCGCGGGTGGGGAGGATGGGAACTGAAGCCGGTGGTGCGCGCCCAGTGGTATGCTGTCCATGCCCGATTATAAATATGCGTCAGACAGGGGTCTGCCGTCACGCGATACGGGGCGGGCAAGGCTCTTTAGGCGGCCCCGCTCACACCCGACTATGACTTGGGCCGACCTCTTCGCGCGCGCGGACCGCTACGACCGGACCGAGGAGGACGTGACCGACACGCTCCGCCGGCACCGCGCGGACGACGATGACGACTAACGTAACTGCCGTATCCGCGTCCCCATGCGCCACCGGAACGGGACGACGGAGCCCCGATCGTGACCGATAGCGACCCCTCACCCGCCCGCGTCGTCGCCGACGCCGACGTTCTCGCGGCGGACCTCCTCGTCGGCGGCCCTGCCCGCGCGGCACTGGATCACGTCCGCGAGCACTCGTGGGTCACGCTCGTCGCCAGCGACCCCCTCCTCGACGACGCCGTGGCCGTCGTCGAGACCCTCGGCGACGCCGACCTGGCGCGGGACTGGCGCACCCGGATCGAGCGGGCGTGTGAACTGGTGTCCCATCCCGCCGAGGACCATCCGGCGCTCGCGAGCGCCTACCGCGGCGGCGCGATGCACCTGCTGACCCTCGACGACTCGCTGCTGTCGGCGTCGGCGGGCGCCGCCCTCCGGGGACGCGTCGAGACCAGCCCTCGCCATCCGCGCGCGTTCGCGACGCTGTTCGACGCCGCGAGCCTCCATCGCGAGGTGGTGGGCAGCGAGTATCCCGGGCCGGACCGAGACCCACGTGGGTAGGCGTCGAACACGGGAGCGCCGTGCGAGCCGTGTCGAGTCGGGTCGCGGCGCTACCGCGTCGCGTACCACTCCGCGAACTTCCCGAGCGCGCGGCCGCGATGGGAGACGGCGTTCTTTTTGACCGGTCCCATCTCCGCGAACGTCGTCCCCTCGTGTTCGAACACCGGATCGTAGCCGAACCCGGCGTCGCCACGCGGGTTGACGAGGCGCCCGCGGACGACGCCCTCGAAGAGTTTGACGGGGAGTGTGGCGTCGTCGTCGTCCTCGTCGACGGCCGCGGCGGCGGCCCGGTCGCCCCGGTCGATGGGGTCGGGGCTGGCGTCGAAGGAGTCGCCGTCACAGTAGGCGAGCACGCAGCGGAAGGCGGCGCGTGCCGGGTCGGGATCGGCAACATCGCGGGCGAGCGCGCTCACCCGTTCGATGCCCAGTTTCTCCTCGGCGTACGCGGTGTACGGCCCGGGGAAGCCGTCGAGACCGTCGACGAACAGGCCGGCGTCGTCGACGAGAACGGGTTCGCCGGCGTGGCGGTAGGCCTCGCGGGCGCCGCGGGCGGCGATCGGGTCGAGCGTCGGCGCCTGAATCTCGGTGTAGTCGAAATCGAGCTGTGAGACCGAGCCGTCGGCGAGATACTCCTCGGCCTCGCGCACCTTCCCGGCGTTGGTCGTGACGTAGCGAAGCATAGCGGGCGTGGGGCCGGTCGGGGCAAAGAGGCGTCGGTACCGGTCCCCGCTCTGTGCGTCGGCAAACAGCAAGTTTATCACCGCCAGGGGGCGAAAATCCTCCAAGATTACTCTCAATGGCGACGGAAACACACCAGCAACCGGAGGTGAACATCGGCCTCGTCGGCCACGTCGATCACGGAAAGACGACGCTGGTCCAGGCTCTCAGTGGGTCGTGGACCGACCAGCACTCCGAGGAGATGAAACGCGGTATCTCCATCCGACTCGGGTACGCGGACGCGACCTTCCGCAAGTGCCCCGGCGTCGAGGAACCGGAGGCGTTCACCGTCGACGAGACCTGCCCCGACGGCTCCGAGAGCGACGTACTCCGGACGGTCTCCTTTGTCGACGCGCCGGGTCACGAGACACTGATGGCGACGATGCTCTCCGGGGCCGCGCTCATGGACGGCGCGGTGCTGGTCGTGAGCGCGACCGAGGGGGTCCCGCAGGCCCAGACCGAAGAACACCTGATGGCACTCGACATCATCGGCGTCGAGAACATCGTCATCGCCCAGAACAAGATCGACCTCGTCGACCGTGACCAGGCGGTCCGGAACTACGAGGGGATCGAGGAGTTCGTCGAGGGCACCGTCGCCGAGGACGCGCCGATCGTCCCCATCAGCGCCCAACAGGAGGTGAACATGGACCTCCTCATCGCCGCCATCGAGGAAGAGATTCCGACGCCGAAGCGCGACGAGGGCGAGGCGGCCCGGATGTTCGCCGCCCGCAGTTTCGACATCAACCGCCCGGGGACGACCTGGCAGGATCTCAACGGCGGCGTCGTCGGCGGGAGTCTCGTCGACGGCACGCTGGAGGTCGGCGACGAACTCGAACTCCGTCCCGGCCGCGAGGTCGAGGAGGGTGGCCAGACCGAGTGGCGCCCGATCACGACCGAGGTGCGATCGCTCCAGGCCGGCGGCCGGTCGGTCGAGGTGGCCAGCCCCGGCGGGTTGCTCGGCGTCGGCACCGGTCTCGATCCGTCGCTCACGAAAGGCGACGCGCTGGCGGGGCAGGTCGCCGGCGACCCCGGGACGCTCCCGCCGACCTACGAGTCCTTCGAGATGGACGTGGAACTCCTCGACCGCGTCGTCGGTGAGGAAGAAGAAGAGATCGAGGAGATTTCGACGGGTGAGCCGCTGATGCTCACTGTCGGTACCGCGACGACGGTCGGTGCGGTGACCAGCGCGCGCGCCGGCGAGTGCGAAGTATCGCTCAAACGCCCGGTCTGTGCGGAGTCGGGCGACCAGATAGCCATCAACCGCCGTGTCGGCGCGCGCTGGCGACTCATCGGTATCGGCACGCTCAAGTGACAGAACCACCCGTCGCAATGGACACCAGCGCGCTCATGATGCCGGTCGAATGCGACGTGCGGCTGTTCGACGAACTCGACCGCCTCCTCGGCGACTGCGAGTTCGTGACGCCGGCCGCCGTGATCGCCGAACTGGAGTCCCTGGCGACGGGTGCGGGTGCTGAGGCCACCGCAGCGAGCGTGGGCCGGGACCTCGCCGAGCGATGCCGTGTGGTTGAGACCGACGCGTCGTACGCCGACGACGCCCTCGTCGAACTCGCCGAGGGCGGCGAGTGTGCGTGCGTCGTGACGAACGACCGTCCCCTTCGGGACCGACTGCTCGAACGCGGCGTTCGGGTAATCGGTTTAAGGGGTCGGAACACACTGAACATAACACAACCTTAGCATGTACAAACGGGTACGACTCAAGGACACGGTCGAAGTGCCGCCCAGGCACCTCGCCGACGTGACGCCCGAGCGGGTGAAGCGCCTGCTCCAAGACAAGCTCGAAGGACGGATGGACGAGGAGGTGGGGAGCGTCGTGAGTGTCATCGAAGTCCACGACATCGGTGACGGCGCGGTGTTGCCCAACCGACCCGGCGTCTACTACGAGGCCGATTTCGACGCCATCACCTTCGATCCACAGATGCAGGAGGTCGTCGACGGGACGGTCGTCGAAGTCGTGGAGTTCGGTGCCTTCGTCGGGATCGGTCCCGTCGACGGCCTGCTCCACGTCTCTCAGATCTCCGATGAATATCTCGCCTACGATGGCGAGAACCAGCAGCTCGCCTCGACGCAGACGAACCGGACCCTCGGCGTCGGCGACGAGATTCGGGTGCGCATCGTCACCAAGAGCGTCGACGAGCGCAACCCCCGTGACAGCAAGATCGGGTTGACGGCCAAACAGCCCGGGCTTGGCAAGCACGGCTGGCTCGAAGAGGAACGCCAGAAACGCGAGGCGCAGATGGAGGGTAACTGATGGCCGAGGACCGCCTCGCCTGCCGTGAGTGTCACTTCATCAACGATCCCGACACGCAGACGTGTGCGAACTGCGGATCGTCGAGCCTCACGGAGGACTGGGCGGGCTACGTCATCATCACCCACCCCGAACGCTCGGCGGTCGCCGAGGAGATGAACGTCTCCGCGCCGGGCGGCTACGCACTCAAGGTCCGCTGACCGTGCTGGAACTCCCCGACGACCTGCGGGGAGCCTTCAAAGACCCGCTGGGTCCCGTCTTCACCGATCCGGAGACGCTTCTGGCGGCCGACGACGCCGGCACCCCGCTCGTCGCCGTCGGCGACGTGGTCACGGCCCACCTCCGCGACGCCGGTCACCCGCCAGACGTGGCGGTGATCGACGGGAAGACCGAGCGCCACGCCGTCGACGACTCCATCGGACGCTCGCTTCCCCACCCCGACATCGAGGTGACGAACCCGCCGGCCACTCTCTCCCGCGCGCTTCTCGATGCGCTCGTCGAGGCGCTTGCCCGTGACGCCCCGACGACTATCGGCGTCGACGGCGAGGAGGATCTGGCGGCGCTGCCGGCCATCCTCGCGACGCCACTCGGCGGCTGTGTCGTCTACGGCCAGCCCGGCGAGGGAATGGTGCTCGTGCCCGTGACCGCCGAAACGCGAACGCTCGCTCGCGACTTGCTCTCGCGGATGGCCGGCGACGTCGATGCCGCGCTCGCCGGTCTCGACGGCTGATCGGCCGCTGTGAACGCCTCGCCGACCGCTTCGTAATCCTTTTGTCCAGTTCGGGACCACGTATGGGTAACTGAACGATGGATATCGACATCATCGAGGAAGACGAGAACCCCATGTTGCATCGAACGGACGTGCGTTTCGAGATCACTCACGAGGAGGCGACGCCCTCGCGCCTCTCCGTCCGCGACAGCCTCGCGGCCAAGCTGAACAAGGACTCCGCCGAAGTGGTCGTTCACAAACTCGACACGAAGTTCGGGATGCGAAAGACCGTCGGCTACGCCAAAGTGTACGAAAGCCCGGACCACGCCCGCGACGTGGAACAGGAGCATATGCTCGACCGGAACAAGATCAGTCCGGACGGCGAGGACGCCGACGAGGCCGACGCGGAAGCCGAAGAAGCGTAACGCTGGATGCGCATTCTCGGCATCGAGGGCACCGCGTGGGCGGCAAGTGCCGCCGTCTTCGACTACGACCCCGACGACCCCGCGCCCCTCGACGCCGACCCACCGGTTATCGAAACCGACGCCTACCAGCCACGTAGCGGCGGCATTCACCCGCGCGAGGCCGCCGAACACATGGGCGAGGCCATCCCCACGGTGATCGAATCGGCGCTCGACGCCGCCGACGGCCCCATCGACGCCGTCGCCTTCTCTCGTGGACCGGGACTCGGCCCCTGCCTGCGTATCGTCGGCACCGCCGCCCGCGCCCTCGCGGGCAGCCTCGACGTACCCCTGATCGGCGTCAACCACATGGTCGCCCACCTCGAAATCGGGCGATACGGCGCCGGGTTCGACGCCCCCGTCTGTCTGAACGCCAGTGGCGCCAACGCCCACCTGCTTGGCTACCACGGCGGCCGATACCGCGTCCTCGGCGAGACGATGGACACCGGCGTGGGCAACGCCATCGACAAGTTCACGCGA contains these protein-coding regions:
- a CDS encoding DUF7384 family protein, whose translation is MTDSDPSPARVVADADVLAADLLVGGPARAALDHVREHSWVTLVASDPLLDDAVAVVETLGDADLARDWRTRIERACELVSHPAEDHPALASAYRGGAMHLLTLDDSLLSASAGAALRGRVETSPRHPRAFATLFDAASLHREVVGSEYPGPDRDPRG
- a CDS encoding non-canonical purine NTP pyrophosphatase; this encodes MLRYVTTNAGKVREAEEYLADGSVSQLDFDYTEIQAPTLDPIAARGAREAYRHAGEPVLVDDAGLFVDGLDGFPGPYTAYAEEKLGIERVSALARDVADPDPARAAFRCVLAYCDGDSFDASPDPIDRGDRAAAAAVDEDDDDATLPVKLFEGVVRGRLVNPRGDAGFGYDPVFEHEGTTFAEMGPVKKNAVSHRGRALGKFAEWYATR
- a CDS encoding translation initiation factor IF-2 subunit gamma, with protein sequence MATETHQQPEVNIGLVGHVDHGKTTLVQALSGSWTDQHSEEMKRGISIRLGYADATFRKCPGVEEPEAFTVDETCPDGSESDVLRTVSFVDAPGHETLMATMLSGAALMDGAVLVVSATEGVPQAQTEEHLMALDIIGVENIVIAQNKIDLVDRDQAVRNYEGIEEFVEGTVAEDAPIVPISAQQEVNMDLLIAAIEEEIPTPKRDEGEAARMFAARSFDINRPGTTWQDLNGGVVGGSLVDGTLEVGDELELRPGREVEEGGQTEWRPITTEVRSLQAGGRSVEVASPGGLLGVGTGLDPSLTKGDALAGQVAGDPGTLPPTYESFEMDVELLDRVVGEEEEEIEEISTGEPLMLTVGTATTVGAVTSARAGECEVSLKRPVCAESGDQIAINRRVGARWRLIGIGTLK
- a CDS encoding PIN domain-containing protein; protein product: MDTSALMMPVECDVRLFDELDRLLGDCEFVTPAAVIAELESLATGAGAEATAASVGRDLAERCRVVETDASYADDALVELAEGGECACVVTNDRPLRDRLLERGVRVIGLRGRNTLNITQP
- a CDS encoding DNA-directed RNA polymerase, coding for MYKRVRLKDTVEVPPRHLADVTPERVKRLLQDKLEGRMDEEVGSVVSVIEVHDIGDGAVLPNRPGVYYEADFDAITFDPQMQEVVDGTVVEVVEFGAFVGIGPVDGLLHVSQISDEYLAYDGENQQLASTQTNRTLGVGDEIRVRIVTKSVDERNPRDSKIGLTAKQPGLGKHGWLEEERQKREAQMEGN
- the spt4 gene encoding transcription elongation factor subunit Spt4, which produces MAEDRLACRECHFINDPDTQTCANCGSSSLTEDWAGYVIITHPERSAVAEEMNVSAPGGYALKVR
- a CDS encoding GTP-dependent dephospho-CoA kinase family protein codes for the protein MLELPDDLRGAFKDPLGPVFTDPETLLAADDAGTPLVAVGDVVTAHLRDAGHPPDVAVIDGKTERHAVDDSIGRSLPHPDIEVTNPPATLSRALLDALVEALARDAPTTIGVDGEEDLAALPAILATPLGGCVVYGQPGEGMVLVPVTAETRTLARDLLSRMAGDVDAALAGLDG
- a CDS encoding 30S ribosomal protein S24e, translating into MDIDIIEEDENPMLHRTDVRFEITHEEATPSRLSVRDSLAAKLNKDSAEVVVHKLDTKFGMRKTVGYAKVYESPDHARDVEQEHMLDRNKISPDGEDADEADAEAEEA